From Triticum urartu cultivar G1812 chromosome 2, Tu2.1, whole genome shotgun sequence, a single genomic window includes:
- the LOC125536058 gene encoding WW domain-binding protein 11-like isoform X1, which produces MGEYAAVKTSVWWDIENCAVPRSCDPQLIVQNMSSALATAGYRGPISVSAYGDTHQIAHNVQHALSSTGVSLHHVPAGIKDASDKKILVDMLFWAIDNPPPANYLLISGDRDFSHAIHKLKMRRYNILLAQPPNVSQTLTAAAKSVWLWKSLVAGEPPLEQSPYISSTSCGNKDDLATSRNIVSRSLDVTQDANPEVQNILCDRQSGSNGMADKKCEVKRPREMETDNVSKPASKKQLKKMSGLANTSTKQTAVKKPTQGQLKAVKGQGLICYKCGDGHRAAECTFSGDCHGCGRQGHKDRVCKVNPNSVVKWQPAHAQDLVTPSPGSVSRQAAPHVPSPPPASPVAAASPQTTAETPSGPTSTPPRECFLQETPAVSTPPPASAAPVPPHTGVSDFSAPAHSGVYAMPTAVSMGKPDVVTQQTSSAPHPPTAVLAHRPMAGPGQYHQVGASRPFPAWTPPPWCFLQAPPAVLSPPPAPVPPHTGDGKFSAPAHSGVYTMSTAVSLGKPDVMTQRASSAPHPPTAVLAAHRSVTGQYNQVGASQLQPASSAPRPPTAVLAHQSAAGQYHQVGASQLHLASSAPHPPTAVLAHQPVAGQYHQVGASQLHPAWTFPPGYFWQAMQLLLQQRRS; this is translated from the exons ATGGGGGAGTACGCGGCGGTCAAGACGTCGGTGTGGTGGGACATCGAGAACTGCGCCGTCCCGCGCAGCTGCGACCCCCAGCTCATCGTCCAGAACATGAGCTCAGCCCTCGCCACCGCCGGCTACCGCGGCCCCATCTCCGTCTCCGCCTATGGGGACACCCACCAAATTGCCCACAACGTCCAGCACGCCCTCTCCAGCACCGGCGTCTCCCTCCACCACGTCCCCGCCG GCATTAAAGATGCAAGTGATAAGAAGATCTTGGTTGACATGCTGTTCTGGGCTATTGACAATCCTCCACCAGCAAATTATCTGCTTATCTCTGGTGACCGGGACTTCTCTCATGCCATTCAtaagcttaaaatgaggcgatacaATATTTTATTGGCACAACCTCCAAACGTGTCTCAAACACTTACTGCTGCAGCAAAGAGTGTTTGGCTCTGGAAAAGCCTTGTGGCTGGAGAACCACCATTAGAACAGTCACCATACATAAGCAGCACATCTTGTGGCAATAAGGATGATTTGGCTACATCAAGGAACATAGTTTCTCGTTCTTTGGATGTGACTCAAGATGCCAACCCTGAAGTGCAGAATATTTTGTGTGATCGTCAAAGCGGTTCTAACGGCATGGCAGATAAGAAATGTGAAGTTAAGCGACCTCGAGAAATGGAGACAGACAATGTGTCCAAACCAGCAAGCAAAAAGCAGCTGAAGAAGATGAGTGGGCTGGCAAATACCAGCACTAAGCAAACTGCTGTCAAGAAACCAACACAAGGGCAACTAAAAGCAGTCAAGGGGCAGGGCTTGATCTGCTATAAGTGTGGTGATGGGCACCGTGCTGCAGAGTGCACCTTTAGTGGTGACTGCCACGGTTGTGGCCGACAGGGCCACAAGGACCGAGTGTGCAAAGTGAATCCTAACAGCGTCGTCAAGTGGCAGCCGGCACATGCACAAGACTTAGTCACGCCCTCACCGGGGTCTGTCTCCCGGCAGGCAGCCCCTCATGTGCCTTCTCCACCTCCAGCTTCCCCCGTCGCGGCTGCGTCACCACAGACAACTGCTGAAACTCCTTCTGGTCCAACTTCGACACCACCACGGGAGTGCTTCTTGCAGGAGACTCCTGCCGTGTCAACCCCACCTCCGGCTTCTGCGGCTCCTGTACCGCCACATACTGGTGTTAGCGATTTTTCTGCCCCAGCTCACTCTGGAGTCTATGCCATGCCGACAGCTGTGTCAATGGGTAAACCAGACGTGGTGACGCAGCAGACATCTTCAGCCCCTCATCCTCCTACGGCGGTTCTAGCTCACCGGCCAATGGCAGGACCAGGACAGTATCATCAAGTGGGTGCTTCTCGGCCGTTTCCAGCTTGGACACCACCACCATGGTGCTTCTTGCAGGCGCCTCCTGCTGTGCTGAGTCCACCTCCGGCTCCTGTGCCGCCACATACCGGTGATGGAAAATTTTCTGCCCCAGCTCACTCTGGAGTCTACACCATGTCAACAGCTGTGTCATTGGGTAAACCAGATGTGATGACGCAACGGGCATCTTCAGCCCCTCATCCTCCTACGGCAGTTCTAGCAGCTCACCGATCAGTCACAGGACAGTATAATCAAGTGGGTGCTTCTCAGCTGCAACCTGCATCTTCAGCCCCTCGTCCTCCTACGGCAGTTCTAGCTCACCAATCAGCCGCAGGACAGTATCATCAAGTGGGTGCTTCTCAGCTGCATCTGGCATCTTCAGCCCCTCATCCTCCTACGGCGGTTCTAGCTCACCAACCAGTCGCAGGACAGTATCATCAAGTGGGTGCTTCTCAGCTGCATCCAGCTTGGACTTTTCCTCCGGGCTACTTCTGGCAGGCAATGCAGCTTCTCCTGCAGCAGCGCCGCTCGTGA
- the LOC125536058 gene encoding branchpoint-bridging protein-like isoform X3: MLRSKHTGIKDASDKKILVDMLFWAIDNPPPANYLLISGDRDFSHAIHKLKMRRYNILLAQPPNVSQTLTAAAKSVWLWKSLVAGEPPLEQSPYISSTSCGNKDDLATSRNIVSRSLDVTQDANPEVQNILCDRQSGSNGMADKKCEVKRPREMETDNVSKPASKKQLKKMSGLANTSTKQTAVKKPTQGQLKAVKGQGLICYKCGDGHRAAECTFSGDCHGCGRQGHKDRVCKVNPNSVVKWQPAHAQDLVTPSPGSVSRQAAPHVPSPPPASPVAAASPQTTAETPSGPTSTPPRECFLQETPAVSTPPPASAAPVPPHTGVSDFSAPAHSGVYAMPTAVSMGKPDVVTQQTSSAPHPPTAVLAHRPMAGPGQYHQVGASRPFPAWTPPPWCFLQAPPAVLSPPPAPVPPHTGDGKFSAPAHSGVYTMSTAVSLGKPDVMTQRASSAPHPPTAVLAAHRSVTGQYNQVGASQLQPASSAPRPPTAVLAHQSAAGQYHQVGASQLHLASSAPHPPTAVLAHQPVAGQYHQVGASQLHPAWTFPPGYFWQAMQLLLQQRRS; this comes from the exons ATGCTACGATCAAAACATACAG GCATTAAAGATGCAAGTGATAAGAAGATCTTGGTTGACATGCTGTTCTGGGCTATTGACAATCCTCCACCAGCAAATTATCTGCTTATCTCTGGTGACCGGGACTTCTCTCATGCCATTCAtaagcttaaaatgaggcgatacaATATTTTATTGGCACAACCTCCAAACGTGTCTCAAACACTTACTGCTGCAGCAAAGAGTGTTTGGCTCTGGAAAAGCCTTGTGGCTGGAGAACCACCATTAGAACAGTCACCATACATAAGCAGCACATCTTGTGGCAATAAGGATGATTTGGCTACATCAAGGAACATAGTTTCTCGTTCTTTGGATGTGACTCAAGATGCCAACCCTGAAGTGCAGAATATTTTGTGTGATCGTCAAAGCGGTTCTAACGGCATGGCAGATAAGAAATGTGAAGTTAAGCGACCTCGAGAAATGGAGACAGACAATGTGTCCAAACCAGCAAGCAAAAAGCAGCTGAAGAAGATGAGTGGGCTGGCAAATACCAGCACTAAGCAAACTGCTGTCAAGAAACCAACACAAGGGCAACTAAAAGCAGTCAAGGGGCAGGGCTTGATCTGCTATAAGTGTGGTGATGGGCACCGTGCTGCAGAGTGCACCTTTAGTGGTGACTGCCACGGTTGTGGCCGACAGGGCCACAAGGACCGAGTGTGCAAAGTGAATCCTAACAGCGTCGTCAAGTGGCAGCCGGCACATGCACAAGACTTAGTCACGCCCTCACCGGGGTCTGTCTCCCGGCAGGCAGCCCCTCATGTGCCTTCTCCACCTCCAGCTTCCCCCGTCGCGGCTGCGTCACCACAGACAACTGCTGAAACTCCTTCTGGTCCAACTTCGACACCACCACGGGAGTGCTTCTTGCAGGAGACTCCTGCCGTGTCAACCCCACCTCCGGCTTCTGCGGCTCCTGTACCGCCACATACTGGTGTTAGCGATTTTTCTGCCCCAGCTCACTCTGGAGTCTATGCCATGCCGACAGCTGTGTCAATGGGTAAACCAGACGTGGTGACGCAGCAGACATCTTCAGCCCCTCATCCTCCTACGGCGGTTCTAGCTCACCGGCCAATGGCAGGACCAGGACAGTATCATCAAGTGGGTGCTTCTCGGCCGTTTCCAGCTTGGACACCACCACCATGGTGCTTCTTGCAGGCGCCTCCTGCTGTGCTGAGTCCACCTCCGGCTCCTGTGCCGCCACATACCGGTGATGGAAAATTTTCTGCCCCAGCTCACTCTGGAGTCTACACCATGTCAACAGCTGTGTCATTGGGTAAACCAGATGTGATGACGCAACGGGCATCTTCAGCCCCTCATCCTCCTACGGCAGTTCTAGCAGCTCACCGATCAGTCACAGGACAGTATAATCAAGTGGGTGCTTCTCAGCTGCAACCTGCATCTTCAGCCCCTCGTCCTCCTACGGCAGTTCTAGCTCACCAATCAGCCGCAGGACAGTATCATCAAGTGGGTGCTTCTCAGCTGCATCTGGCATCTTCAGCCCCTCATCCTCCTACGGCGGTTCTAGCTCACCAACCAGTCGCAGGACAGTATCATCAAGTGGGTGCTTCTCAGCTGCATCCAGCTTGGACTTTTCCTCCGGGCTACTTCTGGCAGGCAATGCAGCTTCTCCTGCAGCAGCGCCGCTCGTGA
- the LOC125536058 gene encoding formin-like protein 20 isoform X2 has product MCVFPTHQPLFVSPINRWKKRGQKYIQGIKDASDKKILVDMLFWAIDNPPPANYLLISGDRDFSHAIHKLKMRRYNILLAQPPNVSQTLTAAAKSVWLWKSLVAGEPPLEQSPYISSTSCGNKDDLATSRNIVSRSLDVTQDANPEVQNILCDRQSGSNGMADKKCEVKRPREMETDNVSKPASKKQLKKMSGLANTSTKQTAVKKPTQGQLKAVKGQGLICYKCGDGHRAAECTFSGDCHGCGRQGHKDRVCKVNPNSVVKWQPAHAQDLVTPSPGSVSRQAAPHVPSPPPASPVAAASPQTTAETPSGPTSTPPRECFLQETPAVSTPPPASAAPVPPHTGVSDFSAPAHSGVYAMPTAVSMGKPDVVTQQTSSAPHPPTAVLAHRPMAGPGQYHQVGASRPFPAWTPPPWCFLQAPPAVLSPPPAPVPPHTGDGKFSAPAHSGVYTMSTAVSLGKPDVMTQRASSAPHPPTAVLAAHRSVTGQYNQVGASQLQPASSAPRPPTAVLAHQSAAGQYHQVGASQLHLASSAPHPPTAVLAHQPVAGQYHQVGASQLHPAWTFPPGYFWQAMQLLLQQRRS; this is encoded by the exons ATGTGCGTTTTTCCTACACACCAGCCTCTGTTTGTTTCTCCCATCAACAGATGGAAAAAGAGAGGTCAAAAGTATATACAAG GCATTAAAGATGCAAGTGATAAGAAGATCTTGGTTGACATGCTGTTCTGGGCTATTGACAATCCTCCACCAGCAAATTATCTGCTTATCTCTGGTGACCGGGACTTCTCTCATGCCATTCAtaagcttaaaatgaggcgatacaATATTTTATTGGCACAACCTCCAAACGTGTCTCAAACACTTACTGCTGCAGCAAAGAGTGTTTGGCTCTGGAAAAGCCTTGTGGCTGGAGAACCACCATTAGAACAGTCACCATACATAAGCAGCACATCTTGTGGCAATAAGGATGATTTGGCTACATCAAGGAACATAGTTTCTCGTTCTTTGGATGTGACTCAAGATGCCAACCCTGAAGTGCAGAATATTTTGTGTGATCGTCAAAGCGGTTCTAACGGCATGGCAGATAAGAAATGTGAAGTTAAGCGACCTCGAGAAATGGAGACAGACAATGTGTCCAAACCAGCAAGCAAAAAGCAGCTGAAGAAGATGAGTGGGCTGGCAAATACCAGCACTAAGCAAACTGCTGTCAAGAAACCAACACAAGGGCAACTAAAAGCAGTCAAGGGGCAGGGCTTGATCTGCTATAAGTGTGGTGATGGGCACCGTGCTGCAGAGTGCACCTTTAGTGGTGACTGCCACGGTTGTGGCCGACAGGGCCACAAGGACCGAGTGTGCAAAGTGAATCCTAACAGCGTCGTCAAGTGGCAGCCGGCACATGCACAAGACTTAGTCACGCCCTCACCGGGGTCTGTCTCCCGGCAGGCAGCCCCTCATGTGCCTTCTCCACCTCCAGCTTCCCCCGTCGCGGCTGCGTCACCACAGACAACTGCTGAAACTCCTTCTGGTCCAACTTCGACACCACCACGGGAGTGCTTCTTGCAGGAGACTCCTGCCGTGTCAACCCCACCTCCGGCTTCTGCGGCTCCTGTACCGCCACATACTGGTGTTAGCGATTTTTCTGCCCCAGCTCACTCTGGAGTCTATGCCATGCCGACAGCTGTGTCAATGGGTAAACCAGACGTGGTGACGCAGCAGACATCTTCAGCCCCTCATCCTCCTACGGCGGTTCTAGCTCACCGGCCAATGGCAGGACCAGGACAGTATCATCAAGTGGGTGCTTCTCGGCCGTTTCCAGCTTGGACACCACCACCATGGTGCTTCTTGCAGGCGCCTCCTGCTGTGCTGAGTCCACCTCCGGCTCCTGTGCCGCCACATACCGGTGATGGAAAATTTTCTGCCCCAGCTCACTCTGGAGTCTACACCATGTCAACAGCTGTGTCATTGGGTAAACCAGATGTGATGACGCAACGGGCATCTTCAGCCCCTCATCCTCCTACGGCAGTTCTAGCAGCTCACCGATCAGTCACAGGACAGTATAATCAAGTGGGTGCTTCTCAGCTGCAACCTGCATCTTCAGCCCCTCGTCCTCCTACGGCAGTTCTAGCTCACCAATCAGCCGCAGGACAGTATCATCAAGTGGGTGCTTCTCAGCTGCATCTGGCATCTTCAGCCCCTCATCCTCCTACGGCGGTTCTAGCTCACCAACCAGTCGCAGGACAGTATCATCAAGTGGGTGCTTCTCAGCTGCATCCAGCTTGGACTTTTCCTCCGGGCTACTTCTGGCAGGCAATGCAGCTTCTCCTGCAGCAGCGCCGCTCGTGA